ACAACAGTAAGCTGAAAAGCTAAATGAAGTGCATTAGTGCTCAGCTCAAATGTGTTGCTGAGTCCATATTGAAATGCCACCCCAGATCAGTTTACAGAGCACCAGCGCAGACTTACACACAGTGTGCAGACTTACATGTAGCGTCCAGCTGCAGGTCCTGTGGGCTCATCTGGAGCAGGATTCCGGCGGTTTCCTTCACCAGCGGCATGGCCGAGGACATGATTATAACCACCATGAGAAGAGTGAGGCTTGGATCAATGTAACATTGCCAGTTACAGGGGGCCTCGGGTCCCAGAGGCCGCAGGTAAAAAATGGTGGAGGCAACAACCACCACAACAGAGCCCAGAGCATCATTCAACACATGGAGAAGAACGCCTGTCAGAGATgtcaaatacatttacaaaagaacagaactggccaaaaatgaaaacaaacaagaaaacatttgtgtgtgtgtgtgtgtgtgtgtgtgtgtgtgtgtgtgtgtgtgtgtaagtctgtatAAAGAGATACGTGAAAGGTATAAAATACAAAGTTATAAAATACAAGAACAGTACTGgccaaaaatgaaaaccaacaagaatacatatatacatatacatatgtacatacatacatacatacatacatacatacatacatatacatatacatacatatatatatacacacacacacacacacacacatttatatatatatacaccaggAGTGAGCGAGACACGGACTCACTGATCCACACCACTAGGATCTACAGCAATGATACTGGCATGTCATTCGGGCTTGAGAAGTGTGGTCAGATAGTAACAAAGAGAGGGGAGGTAGTTAGAACTGAGGGGATTGTACTACCAGAAAGCAACATAGCAGATGTCTAGGAAAGCTAGAAGACCTTGGAATCCCACAGGCAAATGGGAATGACGAAGAGGTCGCTAGGAAAGCAGCAACTGCCAAATACCTGCAGAGAGTAAGGCAAGTCCTGAGAAGTCAGCTGAATAGGAAAAACAGCGTCCGGGCTATCAACACCTATGCCCTGCCGGTCATCAGATACTCCACTGAAGTAATAAGCTGGCCAAAGGAAGAGATAAAAGCCACTGACATCAAGACAAGAACGCTCCTTACAGTGCATGGAGGATTTCACCCcaaatccagcatcctgagactGTACACCAAGCGGAATGAAGGAGGCTGAAGACTAGTGAGCATCAGAGCCACTATCCAGGATGAGACAACAAAGATCCAAAACTACATCAGAAAGATGACCTCAAGCAATGAAGTACTTAGTGAATATctcaggcagcagaaacctttgaaggaagaagaacaggagcaggaaccatCATGGAAGGACAAGCCCCTACATGACATGTACCACCATCAAATAGAGGAAGTGGATGACATCGAGAAATCCTTCCAGtggctggacaaggctggattgaaggacagcacagaggcactgatcatggcagcacaggaacaggccctgagtacaAGATCAATAGAGGCTGAGGTCTACCACACTAGGCAGGACCCCaggtgcaggctgtgcaaaGATGCCCATGAGACAAGCCAGCACATAAGAGCAGGGTGTAAGACACTAGAAGGCAGGGTGTACAAGGAACACCAGAACCAAGTAGCTGGCGTAGCATACATCTGTGCCGAGTATGAACTGGAAGTGCcaaggtcaaaatgggaaacaccCCCGAAGGTGGTGGAGAATGATGGGGCTAAGATCCTGTGGGActtccagatacagactgacaagctggTTATGGCTAAGCAGCCGGACATAGTCATTGTggacaagcagaagaagaaagctgtagtgatagacatagcagtcccaagcaacagcaacatcaggaagaaggaacaTGAGGACCTCGAGAAATACCAAGGGCTGAAATAAGAGCTGAAGGTAACAGTGCTCCCCGGGGTAATCGGAACACTCGGAGCTGTGACCCCCAAACTGGGATAGTGGCTCCAGCAGTTTCCAGGAAGAACATCTGAGATCTCTGTCTAGAAGAGTGCAGTCCTAGGAACAGCTAAAATACTGCGGAGGACACTCAAGCTTGGAGGAGAAAGAAGACTGCCCAGAGAGGCAAGGGGGAatttttttatacacacacacacacacacacgcacgcacacccacatatatatatatatatatatatatatatatatatatatatatatatatatatacagtatatatgtgtgcgtgtgtgtatgtgatctctatatacatatatataagaCATATGTAAGACAAATACCTCGTATGTTCAGGGGCTGTCCCTCATTCTTTGGTCCGTCTTCTTCTATAGACTGCAGAGCACAAGAGCCTGTGAATTAACAAGACAAGGACGGTGTGCGTATGTGCTCTTGCAAGTGCGTGCATGGatgcggggtgtgtgtgtgtgtgtgtgtgtgtgtgtgtgtctgtgcagctgAGAAAGTTCTACATAGTATACAAatgatacatttattttttgagaCTATGTCTGCTCCTTTAAGATCTTTCTATACACTCTAGTGGTGATGGTCACTGCACTGGACTTTGCATTACTGTGTTTAACCAGACTGGAGAATAAACTGGTTTAACTGGACTGGAGAATATTCTGGTGGGAACTTGTGGGACTGGAATTTTTCCAGATTCACTTTTAGTTACTCAAAACAGAGTTGGCAAAATGCAGCATGTTGGCAGAAGCCTGCTACTGAAAGGTAAGCTTACTGTGGTTTGACTGGAGGTGATCGCTTGGGATCAATTTACAACTAAGCCACTTAAACTCTCATTTAGAAATCCATTTCATCATTTACAATTCCATTTCATAATTtctttgctctctgttttgctGTAAGATCTGGCTGATGCCCAGCTGAAGCCTCCTGACAGAGCTAATGTGATCTCTGGCTAAAATGCCCTGGAACATGGTATAGTTTATGACCATACAGGAAATAACATGGAAgcagtgacagaaaaacaagcaTATATGACTGATCTATCAATATATGTTTTTACAATAGGAAATAGGTTGTGAATAGGTATCTGCCTTTTAATGTCAAAACCCCACATTGCTGTGTGGCTAAAGAGACgtgtttttgtctcatttgacCATGGCATTTGATCCCAATCCATGTGTCATTTAGCAAACTgatttttagttattttattttttttaccaggaAACTCTCAAATCCACCAAGATGCCCTTCTTTAACTGGTGACCCCAAGTTGTACTCAAGAGTCATACTCGTCCAGCTGTGGCTGCTGGTTTTTAATTGGCCTCCTGGATCATCTCCCTCGTGCTCTTCAGAGCAGACTACACCTGCTTATTGCACCAGACATATTCAGCAATATTGCTTTAATATTGCCCTGATGCTAAGGGCTCTGAAGCATTTGTCTGATTTATGAAGGTCAACTACCATTTGTTAATTTTCAACTCTGTCATTTGAATCCTTTGCCCCCTAGTGATAGATGAcaaattattttactttatgCGTTAGCTCTACTCATTTTTATACcccagacagaaaaaaatgttaaaataacatttactACTGATCTACTACATTGTAATTTAGATTCCCCGTTTCATCTGGCTGCATACGCGCGCAAGAGAGATCGTGGTTTAATTGCTTTTATGGTGATCTTTTTCACAGGATTCTGATATTTTTGAGGATACCTGTGCGGCGAATGAGTTTATTAATTTCGGATTGAGaagtacacagaaaaaaagcgCATTATTGCGATTGCGATGTGATAATTTCACAAAAATGGCGTTTTACATCACACGACTCAAATCGTGAATATGCTGCGTGAGGGAatattttgtcactgttacacATATGCCCTGAATGAAACACGTAGCCTTTCTAAAAGACACCTAATTCAGTAACTCAGAAACAAGTTGACTGGATGGGGGCAGCCATGGAGCCACTCACACCAGAACAATGAGTTACATTACAGAAAAAGGAGTGCATGTGAAATAACGCTTACTTAACAATGCAATGTCTTGACAATGTAACTCTATTCGTTACTTATTACACATTTTGTCTTGTCACTTGCTACCTAAGAGTAACGTCCTGGTGTGCTATTAATTCTGACCATCTGACAATGTCAATAGAAGGTCCATCGATGGATTAGGAGCGAAATCGCgtgtttttaaaactttcaACTTCTGAAAAAGccgaacaaacacaaacaaaacaaaacataaacacaaaaacaacgtACATGTCAACTAGTTATAAACATACTAATGTGGTCGCAAAATAATGAAACTTATGGCTACAGTGGCCTGATGAAGATTTTGTGTAGTTGTTTCAGAACTGCACCTGTTTCATCATTCATGCTCCTCTTTTCATTGCTCTGCAGCTGGGGTCTTTTGGACGCTCCCCCACCCCGCATCCAACAAAGGTTCCGGCAGTCCTGAAAGATTAAGAGCCCGACTAGGTTGACCGCTAGACCCAGCGCGCCCACTATAAGCACCAGTTCGGGATCATCGATGGCCTCCGGTCGGGCCAGTCGCTTCAAAGCCTCCACTGAGATCGAAAAGCAAAGGGCGGCCAGAAACACAGTGTTCGCTAGTGCGCCAACAACCTCTGCGCGAGACAACCCATACGTGCAACGCCCTGAGCCGGCTTGACGAGACACGCGAGCGGCTGTCAGGCCAACACAAAGTGATATGATATCCGACAACATGTTGAAGGAGTCCGACACCAGGGCGATGGAGTTCCCCATGTATCCTGCCACTATTTCGGCGACAAAAAATATTACCGTCATTACAAGCATAAAAATCAAGCGACAAGTCTTCCCGCTGTAGCGCCCCATGTTTTCTCGTTTTCCTCAGTATTTAGCCTGACCCAGGGGGAATGCAAGATGTATTCGTGTCCACCTCTCTCCGtttgttattattaattaaacaatttaTTATTGTACATCCCCAACATATCCTCTGACAAGAGCGTGAACTGCTCTACAAAGGTATAAAATGTCCTTTTCGTGTAGACAATTCAGTTACGTACTTGTTGCTGTCTTGGAAACATTCAAGCTTTGTACCGTTTTTACTGCTGGATACCTCGGGTGCGCACAGCTACAATGTCTTATCCGACATCGTCCCGTGTTGTGGTAAAAGCTGACAAGGCATAAAAATAAGCTATATCGTCTAGGCTACTCTGTACTTGCTGACCAGAAATGAGATCAAGGGTGGGAACCTGCTCTCTCTAGGAGAACAGGCTATTTAATCTTTTACGTAATCTAATGCTGTCAAGTTTCACTGCCTTTTACTGCCCACATGGGAAGAGTAAAATTTTAGAGAGACCTGTTCGGCTTGCACAGTAACCAAGGAaggatggggtttttttaacaTTAGCTGGGTTAatctttttcattcttccttCCGATTCAATCTTTACAGTTCAACGAGGTCGTGTGGCTTGGACTGTGCACTGTTGCATAGCGGTGTGCTCATTATATAGGCTATCTATAATAACCATAATCAATCAACCTGCGTAAAATTTTATGGCTTTAGTTTGGTCATTATGAAGTTTATTGTAGGGAATATCAGTGCTTGCGACCTTGCTGATCTGTGCTTTGCACGAAGTACTATCAGTAGTTTTTGGTAATAGAGAGTACGTATAGACGGAAATTTTGCTCTGAATAATTTTGATTGGACTCTGTTTGTATAATTAGTGCATTTTTCTGAGAGAGGCAAAATTAAGTGGCATGGACAGGGCGAAATGTAGGGTGAACGCCAGCTTTGTGAAACCTCATATTATTATTCTCAGCACTGAATGATGaattatccccccccccccccccccccccgcatgtGACAATGGTTTTGATTGGTCTGACATCATtgaagtgggtgtggtttacCAGTAAATCCAGTCGAGAACGGGTATATGAAAAACATAAGTTTCCAAATATTCACTTACCCATAATCTAaaccacttatcctaattaggatcGCGGGGAAgcatcctggacaggtcgccagtccattgcagggcagacacacagacaaacacacattcatacctaggggcaatttggTGTCTCCagttcgcctaacctgcatgactttggattgtgggaggaaactggggctctcggaggaaacccacgcagacacggggagaacatacaaactccacacaggaagGACTCAGGCCACCCGGCCAGGAATTGATCCCAAaactttcttgctgtgaggcaacagcacacCGTGCTGCCTCAAGTTTCCAAACACctttatattgtatttataTGTTACTTTGCGAAAGCAAATGACACAAAGGGATTTTAAGGTACAAAGAAGGGATGGATATGAGGAGCTTGAGAAGTTCCTTCACGTTTACGAAACTGTGATAAGTCCAGTTTACAGGTGAAGTTTTCTTTACCTCAGATTTTTGGGCTAGTAGTTTTTCTAAAAATTGCGGGAGAACTGTAGGAGGACACCCCAGCTGCCCAGACAACCTTCATCACAACAGTGACATTTGATTTTCTCATGGTTGTTTTCACAGGGAGAAATATGTGGTTATATTAGGTCTCACTGGAAAATACTGTAGTATTCTCAGTATAGACTAAGATGATTACTACAATACCCTGTGCCAAAAACTGCAGCTGAACCAGCCCAGGGCATTGCCTCTACACTGAGTAAactacacaaacagagaaaatggcGTTACCAGgatgtcaaacaaacaaacaaaaatcacaaaaggAGCAGAGGAAATGTGTGGCATGGTACCATGCAGAGGATAACAGGCCTTTTAATGACATGTGTCCTCTGGTCATATAGAACAGATACAGTgattcacagagaacagatagatagatagatagatagatagatagatagatagatagatagatagatagatagatagatagatagatagatagatagatagatagatagatagattgacagacagatagatgaaaTTTTTTGTAGACGTAATGTAGACGTATGTTGTATACTATGACATTCATCACTGTATTAACCTGCATCAGTAATAAATGCTGTAGATGCCTTTGAGGAGTCTATATTCACTAACTCAACTCtgtcgccctctagtggacatATTTATTCATAAGCAGTTCCTCATAGAAAGTTTATGGAGAGTAACATTCAGGTGACTTTTTATGAGATGCTctatacagtgttgtgtagcAGAGTAGCACAGGACAGTGACAGTGTAGTCCCCTGGAGAACACACAGTCCACAAAACCATAACATGAACAGGATTATACTGGTTTTTCATAACCAATGATTTCACACGAAACGTTAGTGTGAGGAAGTGTGTTGAAATCTCAGAAAACATGTACTACTGTCTTTCAGTCAGAACATCATGATGAGCTACTATCACTATGATACCAAACACAGATCTGAGCTCTCATCTGTCAGGTGAGTGGGAGCTTAGGTCCTTTGTGTCAGACTGAAAGAGGGATTATCCCACATGTTGGTAGCATAAAAACCTAATTAAAAAGATGGTaagatgtcattttttaaatttaagtaAGACTGGCCCAAAACAATAGTCTGATGgctgtgtgttacagtaattGTGCTTGCAGAGAAACAGTTAACAGACTTGCATGGGATTTATAGCggttttagtgaaaactcagagttagttaattcaaagcaagtagtaaacctcctaatagaagagaaATATGGCTTTATTTTTCTAGGATAATCAGTGGATCATCGATCCAGCGTTGCCAGATGTACAATAATTATTCTCAGGTGATTCTCaggtgcttgtttgtgtgttggatTTGTTTATGTTACCGGTgtacctgtgtttgttttttttcctccatgaaGTCAGTGTCCTGCTACAGGGGTAGCATGATGTCATCGGGCAATGTGACTTCTACCATGTTTCATCTTCAGACATTTGCCACTGATCTCTCCAGCTTTGTCAGACTGTCCCTTATTTCCTCTAGTGTATTTAGACAATACCTATCAATGcttgagaaggaaaaaaagaataataagcTAGCCATGGAGACCAGGTTATCCAAATAACTAGTGCATACAGACTAGTAAACAATTTTAAAGCTAACCCTCTCTCTGAACCCTATTAGACATACCTACTAGCAAAAAGAAGGgcagaatgaaaaacaggtTCAGAAATAAAGTCTAGATTGACCTCACATCTTCACAGCTTCACatcttcacctcttcacctctTAACAGCTTCACATGTTCACCTCTTCACATCTTCACCTCTTCACATCTTCCACCTCTTCACAGCTTCACCTCTTCACATCTTCACAGCTTCACCTCTTCACATCTTCACCTCTTCACATTTTCACCACTTCACATCTTCACATCTTCACATCTTCACCTCTTCAAatcttcacctcttcacctcttcacatTTTCACCTCTTCACATTTTCACCTCTTTACATCTTCACATTTTCACCTCTTCACATTTTCACCTCTTCACATCTTCGCCACTTCACATCTTCACCTCTTCACATCTTCACCACTTCACCTCTTCACATCTTCACCACTTCACatcttcacctcttcacctcttcacatCTCCACCTCTTCACCAATTCACATCTTCACATCTTCACCTCTTCACATCTTCACATCTTCACCTCTTCACATCTTCACCACTTCACATCTTCACCTCTTCACATCTCCACCTCTTCACCACTTCACATCTTCACATCTTCACatcttcacctcttcacctcttcacagcttcacatcttcacctcttcacctcttcacattttcacctcttcacagcttcacctcttcacctcttcacctcttcacatcttcacattttcaccacttcacatcttcacatcttcacctcttcacctcttcacatcttcacgtcttcacctcttcacctcttcacagcttcacatcttcacctcttcacattttcacctcttcacagcttcacctcttcacctcttcacctcttcacatTTTCACCACTTCACATCTTCACATCGTCACATCTTCACATTCTCACatcttcacctcttcacctcttcacatCTTCACCTCTTCACAGCTTCACCTCTTCACAGCTTCATATCTTCACATCTTCACATTCACACCTCTTCACAGCTTCACatcttcacctcttcacctcttcacctcttcacctcttcacaGCTTCACATCTTCACAGCTTCACATTCTCACCGCTTCACATCTTCACCACTTCACATGTTCACCTCTTCACATCTTCACCACTTCACCTCTTCACATTCTCACCTCTTCACATCTTCACATTTTCACCTCTTCACatcttcacctcttcacctctTTACATGTTCACATGTTCACATCTTCACATTTTCACCTTTTCACCACTTCACCTCTTCACATCTTCACATTTTCACCTCTTCACATCTTCACCACTCCACATGTTCACATGTTCACTGTCGGGCAGACACCG
This sequence is a window from Chanos chanos chromosome 4, fChaCha1.1, whole genome shotgun sequence. Protein-coding genes within it:
- the slc30a10 gene encoding calcium/manganese antiporter SLC30A10 → MGRYSGKTCRLIFMLVMTVIFFVAEIVAGYMGNSIALVSDSFNMLSDIISLCVGLTAARVSRQAGSGRCTYGLSRAEVVGALANTVFLAALCFSISVEALKRLARPEAIDDPELVLIVGALGLAVNLVGLLIFQDCRNLCWMRGGGASKRPQLQSNEKRSMNDETGASIEEDGPKNEGQPLNIRGVLLHVLNDALGSVVVVVASTIFYLRPLGPEAPCNWQCYIDPSLTLLMVVIIMSSAMPLVKETAGILLQMSPQDLQLDATLENLSRIPGVHSIHEVHVWELAKGRNVATLHVRCSSDSRSLHSEVLHWKIQEVLHQVGVHSVTCQLEYGESVGEDEPCSFPCVSLSCQKLRCCVSGPPSRQPVWNGHAPTPTGQVMVDIVDTPQDRGVFLGERETEGEAVRRMKSTKL